The following proteins are encoded in a genomic region of Liolophura sinensis isolate JHLJ2023 chromosome 7, CUHK_Ljap_v2, whole genome shotgun sequence:
- the LOC135470723 gene encoding LOW QUALITY PROTEIN: mitogen-activated protein kinase kinase kinase 1-like (The sequence of the model RefSeq protein was modified relative to this genomic sequence to represent the inferred CDS: inserted 1 base in 1 codon; deleted 1 base in 1 codon): MANHEADLQNADVTSSMGEGSEQQEGVVQDQGDTGHHNKRGKCDADPKEGQMSAELNACELPVQNGVGGVKESYQGPHRWRERLRPVRRSDGRRLTGIRDSDGSANVERSESFDRPWKDGRKLNRDDRIDDNKIRERLKSMPGWKKDWTSRKHNGPMVVKHAPNSGNAPPANSQAASSNIPVRLHKRRHLSPHAESAFTRNVVNNPVSYSGSRRKLSPHNSFQFRQPGLSAGFYSGRRTPSPNTLHDPSTQSELTNKRIAKVLRARLYLLQQMGPNSFMIGGDSPEHKYKVIIGPQSCSCGRGPHCAHLLFVMLRVFQVSETDSCLWAKTLKNFEVEALFGMYHNKRSLRLAARHQQKKTKESLPETHDSSSDEPTTPTEGDTGSSKDEEDTCPICLLEMLEGESLLKCENGCQNRLHHHCITIWFEECRRQGETLNCPLCRAEWKGTSNDNNNTTETIENGEPLIAPPNTRASSPTPEPHEDTRLPHAEPIPQEYMSTAEPWIQVLGEELVACLFSRNWSIRETALRHLSREVVATLLRGMGEGRSGVMVSPVRQSATHQMLNTCCSILAFMCADPVYKVFVACLRTLRTMMSYTPCRGVQQRQRLQALLKPIIDTIVLKCTDGNRRTSQLSISTIVELAKGQAGELAVGREIVNPGIHGLGGLKFVIQCVTEAYLPDSIQWQWLLGRMCILERLFEEFSEQFVFQGVALDEDDDDADLDVSMQMDPGRPPGYHFIIAVSQFTIKAVGYSHTRVAKLARRLFLVAAHYAAHDPSATTELETMLANTEARLAPAMRRKFRKIVQDNRVSHAAEELDFPSDLSESDSICVSVPSPSISPVSTPRCNSPESVKLVNVPQEDGQSEASCSGNVAPAVPPNTPRHVRRARPEPEGSSDIVDSLNTSDRSEPREDAHEEGRSEVISAETGAHTLTTPLVQSVINISAEDVIGLAQMEAVVDIAEDITASHSTAEEVYSPPSPPQSLHIKPSSPGEELPWQGEVTPASTPRSRTSSLRDSLSTDGVVSLCDAETIHPSESSHRQAPVCRCSAGLSPSVVTTTKLRRSVSDTQTPTGSRRRDGAVAPEGNPHPKPRYSRSVMLTEDLDFRFSPPPSDQPVCFKTEVATPSPKHSPSTTADQASSDPECKCKEEVELEEALALAKALDVSSKQDPNTSSARLDPYRTERRLSPSVFSQRFVHRKRSGDGLTSDLDNPGTSREEPKLYFENIHWVKGLLLGTGAYSTCYQAXDVQTGVIMAVKQISFCRNSPSEQEKVIEAITEEIHMMSRLNHPNIVRILGATKQGCHFNMFVEWMAGGSIAFLLDQYGAFSEPVIISYIQQVLRGLAYLHDNHILHRDLKGANLLADSTGQRLRIGDFGAAARLASRSTGAGEFQGQLLGTIAFMAPEVLRGENYGRSCDVWSVGCVMIEMATRKPPWNATDVTNHLKLIFKIATCDQPPPIPPNMSPPVKDVMLRCLELNRTERPSAKELLLHPLFTQYQAPR; this comes from the exons atgGCGAATCATGAAGCTGACCTGCAAAATGCTGACGTGACTTCAAGCATGGGCGAAGGGAGTGAGCAGCAGGAGGGGGTCGTTCAGGACCAGGGGGACACGGGGCATCACAACAAACGGGGAAAATGTGACGCAGACCCGAAGGAAGGTCAAATGAGCGCTGAACTGAATGCTTGTGAACTGCCTGTTCAGAATGGAGTTGGAGGGGTCAAGGAGAGCTACCAGGGACCCCATCGCTGGAGAGAGAGGCTACGGCCAGTCAGGAGAAGTGACGGGAGGCGGCTCACCGGCATCAGGGACAGCGACGGCTCAGCCAATGTGGAGAGATCAGAAAGCTTTGACAG ACCATGGAAGGATGGACGAAAACTAAACAGGGACGACAGAATTGATGACAACAAAATCAGAGAGAGACTGAAATCCATGCCAGGATGGAAGAAGGACTGGACTTCACGCAAACATAATGGACCCATG GTGGTTAAACATGCACCAAACTCAGGAAATGCCCCACCTGCTAACTCACAG GCTGCATCCAGCAACATTCCAGTCCGCCTGCACAAAAGACGTCACTTATCCCCACATGCCGAGTCTGCCTTCACAAGAAATGTGGTAAACAACCCTGTCTCATACAGTGGCTCAAGGAGGAAACTCTCCCCCCACAATTCA TTCCAGTTTCGACAGCCAGGTCTTTCCGCTGGATTTTACTCTGGTCGACGCACACCTTCTCCAAACACTCTGCACGATCCCAGCACACAGAGCGAGTTGACCAACAAACGCATTGCCAAGGTGCTGCGTGCTCGACTCTACCTGCTCCAGCAGATGGGACCAAACTCCTTCATGATTGGTGGAGATTCTCCGGAGCATAAATATAAAGTTATCATTGGTCCACAG TCTTGCTCATGTGGACGAGGCCCTCACTGCGCTCACTTGTTGTTCGTCATGCTGAGAGTGTTCCAAGTGAGCGAAACTGACTCCTGCCTTTGggcaaaaacattaaaaaacttTGAG GTGGAAGCTTTATTTGGCATGTATCACAACAAGCGTTCACTGCGATTGGCTGCTCGTCAccaacagaagaaaacaaaagagtCGCTGCCTGAGACACACGATAGTAGTTCTGATGAACCTACAACTCCTACAGAGGGAGATACCGG GAGCAGTAAAGATGAGGAAGACACCTGCCCAATCTGTCTCTTGGAGATGCTGGAGGGAGAAAGCTTGCTCAAGTGTGAAAATGGCTGTCAAAACAGGCTTCATCATCATTGTATTACCATCT GGTTTGAGGAGTGTCGCAGACAGGGAGAGACCCTTAACTGTCCTCTGTGCAGGGCCGAGTGGAAGGGTACCtcaaatgacaacaacaacac GACTGAAACAATTGAAAATGGGGAGCCCCTTATAGCCCCTCCTAACACTCGTGCCTCGTCCCCCACTCCTGAGCCTCATGAAGACACCAGGCTTCCTCATGCTGAACCCATTCCTCAAGAGTACATGAGCACTGCTGAGCCATGGATCCAG GTGTTAGGAGAGGAGTTGGTGGCGTGTCTGTTTTCTCGTAACTGGTCTATCCGTGAGACAGCATTAAGACACCTGAGTCGTGAGGTGGTGGCGACCCTACTACGAGGGATGGGGGAGGGCAGGTCAGGTGTGATGGTCTCACCTGTCCGTCAGTCAGCCACTCATCAGATGCTGAACACCTGCTGCAGTATTCTGGCCTTCATGTGTGCTGACCCCGTCTACAAAGTCTTTGTGGCTTGTCTG CGTACGTTGAGAACAATGATGTCATATACACCGTGTCGTGGAGTACAGCAGAGGCAGCGTCTTCAGGCCTTGCTGAAACCAATCATCGACACCATCGTGCTTAAGTGTACTGACGGAAATCG GCGGACCAGTCAGCTGTCCATCTCCACCATTGTCGAGCTGGCCAAAGGTCAAGCAGGGGAGTTAGCAGTGGGCAGGGAGATTGTCAATCCAG GCATCCATGGACTAGGTGGGCTGAAGTTTGTGATTCAGTGTGTAACAGAGGCCTACCTTCCAGACTCGATTCAGTGGCAATGGTTGCTTGGTCGGATGTGCATACTTGAAAGACTTTTCGAGGAGTTTTCGGAGCAGTTCGTGTTTCAGGGAGTTGCCCTggatgaagatgatgatgatgctgaCTTGGACGTTTCCATGCAAATGGATCCTGGTCGACCCCCAGGGTACCACTTCATCATCGCTGTGTCTCAGTTCACTATCAAGGCAGTAGGGTATTCCCACACCCGTGTGGCCAAACTCGCTCGTAGACTTTTCCTGGTGGCTGCACACTATGCTGCGCATGACCCCAGCGCCACAACTGAACTGGAAACAATGTTAGCCAATACAGAGGCTAGGTTGGCCCCAGCCATGAGGAGGAAATTCAGAAAGATAGTTCAGGACAACAGAGTTTCGCATGCCGCTGAGGAGCTTGATTTCCCGTCCGACCTGAGCGAGTCAGATAGTATTTGTGTTTCCGTCCCATCTCCCAGTATTTCCCCGGTGTCTACACCACGATGTAACTCGCCCGAATCCGTTAAACTGGTAAACGTGCCACAGGAGGATGGTCAGAGTGAAGCCAGTTGCTCAGGGAATGTCGCACCAGCAGTGCCCCCTAACACCCCACGACACGTGAGGCGGGCACGCCCTGAACCTGAGGGTAGCTCCGACATTGTTGACAGTCTAAACACGAGTGATCGAAGCGAGCCCCGTGAAGATGCACACGAAGAGGGAAGATCAGAGGTGATTTCTGCGGAGACTGGAGCTCATACACTGACCACTCCCCTGGTCCAATCTGTGATTAACATTAGTGCGGAGGATGTCATTGGACTGGCTCAAATGGAAGCCGTTGTGGACATTGCCGAAGACATCACTGCTTCACATTCCACTGCTGAGGAGGTTTACTCACCCCCGAGCCCTCCGCAAAGCTTGCACATCAAGCCATCTTCCCCAGGAGAGGAATTACCCTGGCAGGGGGAAGTCACTCCTGCCTCTACCCCAAGATCTAGAACCTCCAGTCTCAGGGACAGCCTTAGTACAgatggagttgtctccctttgtgaCGCAGAAACAATTCACCCATCTGAATCCTCACATAGACAGGCTCCAGTTTGTCGCTGCAGCGCGGGGCTTAGTCCTTCAGTGGTGACAACTACAAAATTACGGCGTAGTGTGTCTGACACACAGACTCCGACAGGGTCACGTAGGCGTGATGGTGCGGTCGCACCTGAGGGCAATCCCCACCCTAAACCACGATACAGCCGCTCAGTTATGCTAACAGAGGATCTGGACTTTCGCTTTTCTCCTCCTCCATCTGACCAACCGGTATGCTTCAAAACAGAAGTAGCCACACCGTCCCCCAAACATTCCCCGAGTACCACGGCCGACCAAG CCTCCTCTGACCCTGAGTGCAAGTGTAAAGAAGAAGTGGAGTTAGAAGAGGCTCTGGCACTGGCTAAGGCATTAGACGTGTCCAGTAAGCAGGACCCGAACACCAGTAGTGCCAGGCTTGACCCCTACAGGACAGAGAGGAGGTTATCACCATCCGTATTCAGCCAGAGGTTTGTGCATC GGAAAAGATCAGGTGATGGTTTAACCTCTGACCTTGACAATCCAGGCACTTCAAGGGAGGAGCCTAAACTATACTTTGAGAACATTCATTGGGTGAAGGGGTTGCTGTTAGGAACAGGGGCCTACAGTACATGTTACCAGG GTGATGTTCAGACTGGTGTGATCATGGCTGTCAAACAG ATTTCGTTTTGTCGGAATTCGCCGTCTGAGCAGGAGAAGGTGATAGAGGCGATCACAGAGGAGATCCACATGATGTCTCGTCTGAACCACCCTAACATCGTG CGCATTCTGGGCGCCACAAAACAGGGCTGTCATTTCAATATGTTTGTAGAGTGGATGGCTG GTGGGTCAATAGCCTTCCTGCTGGATCAGTACGGAGCTTTCTCGGAGCCTGTTATCATCAGTTACATACAGCAGGTCCTGAGAGGGCTGGCTTATCTCCATGACAACCATATCCTACATCGGGACCTAAAAG GAGCCAATCTTTTGGCAGATAGTACAGGTCAAAGGTTACGTATTGGAGATTTTGGTGCAGCAGCGAGGCTGGCATCACGATCAACAGGGGCAGGAGAATTCCAGGGACAGCTGCTGGGGACGATAGCCTTCATGGCACCAGAG GTTTTAAGGGGAGAGAACTACGGACGTTCCTGTGATGTTTGGAGTGTGGGATGCGTCATGATTGAAATGGCTACCAGAAAACCTCCATGGAATGCCACTGATGTCACCAATCATCTCAAGTTAATATTTAAA